One region of bacterium genomic DNA includes:
- a CDS encoding DNA recombination protein RmuC, which translates to MMIYLLPALLALVMLAGFWFLFQSFSRQMKELKDSAKNDQAMNLVAQWMQETKVSLDSRLQETRQVLDSRLSEVDAKLGRSLDTVSQRLETNTKTVGERLDNAARVIGDVQKSLGSMNQETQRIKEIGQDIASLSQILRSPKLRGGMGEFFLGDLLAQILPPHHFELQYGFRSGEKVDAVVKLSKRLVPVDAKFPLENFKKMLEAQSDEERKSWRRKFVSDVKKHVDAIASKYILPDENTFDFALMYIPAENVYYETIIKDENFGEDRSISTYAIEKRVIPVSPNSFYAYLQAIVLGLRGMRVEESAQEIIDSLSRLKGDFGKFRDEFDILGSHISNAGKKYEEVDKRLVKFEDRLEGVEGKQIASDKPQWTSPEDK; encoded by the coding sequence ATGATGATCTATCTTCTGCCCGCACTCCTGGCGCTGGTAATGCTGGCCGGATTCTGGTTCCTGTTCCAGTCCTTCAGCCGCCAGATGAAGGAACTTAAGGACTCCGCCAAGAACGACCAGGCCATGAACCTGGTGGCCCAATGGATGCAGGAAACCAAGGTTTCGCTGGACTCCCGGCTGCAGGAGACCCGCCAGGTGTTGGATTCCAGACTTTCCGAGGTGGACGCAAAGCTGGGCCGGTCGCTGGACACGGTCAGCCAGAGGCTGGAGACCAACACCAAGACCGTGGGCGAGCGGCTGGACAACGCGGCCCGGGTGATCGGCGACGTTCAAAAGAGCCTGGGCTCCATGAACCAGGAGACCCAGCGGATCAAGGAGATCGGCCAGGATATCGCCTCCCTGTCCCAGATCCTGCGATCACCCAAACTGCGGGGCGGGATGGGGGAATTCTTCCTGGGCGACCTGTTGGCCCAGATCCTACCGCCCCACCACTTTGAGCTGCAGTACGGATTCCGCTCCGGGGAGAAGGTGGACGCGGTGGTCAAGCTTTCCAAGCGGCTGGTGCCGGTGGACGCCAAGTTCCCGCTGGAGAATTTCAAGAAGATGCTGGAGGCCCAAAGCGACGAGGAACGCAAGAGCTGGCGGAGGAAGTTCGTCTCCGACGTCAAGAAGCACGTGGACGCCATCGCCTCCAAGTACATTCTGCCGGACGAGAACACCTTTGACTTTGCCCTGATGTACATCCCGGCCGAGAACGTATATTACGAGACCATCATCAAGGACGAGAATTTCGGCGAGGACAGGTCCATCTCCACCTATGCCATTGAAAAGCGGGTGATCCCGGTCTCGCCCAATTCCTTCTACGCCTATCTCCAGGCCATAGTGCTGGGTTTGCGGGGGATGCGGGTGGAGGAAAGCGCCCAGGAGATCATAGATTCGCTCTCCCGGCTCAAGGGCGACTTTGGCAAATTCCGCGACGAGTTCGACATCCTGGGCAGCCATATCTCCAACGCCGGGAAGAAGTATGAGGAGGTGGACAAGCGGCTGGTCAAGTTCGAGGACCGGCTGGAAGGGGTGGAGGGAAAGCAGATTGCTTCGGATAAACCTCAGTGGACCTCTCCGGAAGATAAATAA
- a CDS encoding patatin-like phospholipase family protein, which translates to MTDKPKIGLALSGGVGYCLAHIGVIKALEQRGLEADVVAGTSGGALIGCLYASGLRSDRLEEIAREISWTKLMSPTMVFREKGLLSSEPIEKLVDQLIGTKRRFNEMKLPLSVTAVDLISGKAINFPNHPDDLIAPAVRASCSVPIVYAPLKMGNWLLSDGGILDPLPMEPLKRFNPDVTIAVSFMPGQFEPDSLFEIGVRSMEIANIKESQMSRKEADILIELQTGQVSSWDLKSALTLIELGQQAAEKALEASKEKLAAQKPFWFDMINKKWGSGS; encoded by the coding sequence ATGACCGACAAACCAAAAATCGGCCTGGCCCTCTCCGGCGGCGTAGGCTACTGCCTGGCCCACATCGGTGTCATCAAGGCCCTGGAACAAAGGGGCCTGGAGGCCGACGTGGTGGCCGGGACCTCGGGCGGGGCCCTGATCGGATGCCTTTACGCCTCGGGCCTCAGGTCCGACCGGTTGGAGGAGATCGCCCGCGAGATATCCTGGACCAAGCTGATGTCGCCCACCATGGTCTTCCGGGAAAAGGGCCTGCTGTCATCGGAGCCCATCGAGAAATTGGTGGACCAGCTGATAGGCACCAAAAGGCGCTTCAACGAGATGAAACTGCCCTTGTCCGTAACTGCGGTGGACCTGATCAGCGGCAAGGCCATAAACTTTCCCAACCACCCGGACGACCTGATAGCTCCGGCGGTGCGGGCCTCCTGCTCGGTGCCCATCGTCTACGCGCCCCTGAAGATGGGTAACTGGCTGCTTTCGGACGGCGGCATCCTGGATCCCCTGCCGATGGAGCCTTTGAAAAGGTTCAATCCCGACGTCACCATCGCCGTTTCCTTCATGCCCGGACAGTTCGAGCCGGACAGCCTGTTCGAGATCGGGGTCCGCTCCATGGAGATAGCCAACATCAAGGAATCCCAGATGTCCCGCAAGGAGGCCGACATCCTGATAGAACTGCAGACCGGCCAGGTCTCCAGCTGGGACCTGAAATCGGCTTTGACCCTGATAGAACTTGGCCAGCAGGCGGCCGAGAAGGCGTTGGAGGCCTCCAAGGAAAAGCTGGCCGCCCAAAAACCTTTCTGGTTCGACATGATAAACAAAAAGTGGGGTTCCGGTTCATGA
- the ruvB gene encoding Holliday junction branch migration DNA helicase RuvB, whose translation MTDKITIPDILEGDLEFDSSVRPQNFGDFVGQDKIKSNLKVFIQAAQGRGEAIDHMLFCGPPGLGKTTLAHIIANEMGVQIKATTGPVLERPADLAGILTNLQEHDVLFIDEIHRINRMVEEYIYPAMEDYCLDIMIDKGPSARSVRLNLPKFTLIGATTRAGLLTAPMRARFGMINRLDYYTHANLEQIITRSAQILKVDITEKGAREIAKRSRGTPRVANRLLRRVRDFAQVESDGKITDQVADSALLRLEVDALGLDDMDKRILEAIIKKFNGGPVGLNTLAVAVSEEADTLEEVYEPYLIQEGFLKRTPRGREATDLAYRHLGLNSPQNTQTKII comes from the coding sequence ATGACAGACAAAATCACCATACCCGATATCCTGGAAGGCGATCTGGAGTTCGACAGCTCGGTCCGGCCCCAAAACTTCGGAGATTTCGTGGGCCAGGACAAGATCAAGAGCAACCTCAAGGTCTTCATCCAGGCGGCCCAGGGCCGGGGCGAAGCCATAGACCACATGCTGTTCTGCGGGCCGCCGGGCCTGGGCAAGACCACATTGGCCCACATCATCGCCAACGAGATGGGGGTCCAGATCAAGGCCACCACCGGCCCGGTGCTGGAGCGCCCGGCCGACCTGGCCGGGATCCTGACCAACCTCCAGGAGCACGACGTGCTGTTCATAGACGAGATCCACCGCATCAACCGGATGGTGGAGGAGTACATTTACCCGGCCATGGAGGACTATTGCCTGGACATAATGATAGACAAGGGACCCAGCGCCCGCTCGGTGCGGTTGAACCTTCCCAAGTTCACTTTGATCGGAGCCACCACCCGGGCCGGCCTGCTGACCGCGCCGATGCGGGCCCGCTTCGGGATGATCAACCGGCTGGATTACTATACCCATGCCAACCTGGAACAGATCATCACCCGGTCAGCCCAGATCCTGAAAGTCGACATCACCGAAAAGGGCGCCAGGGAGATCGCCAAGCGTTCCCGGGGAACGCCCCGGGTGGCCAACCGCCTGCTGCGCCGGGTGCGGGACTTTGCCCAGGTGGAATCGGACGGGAAGATCACCGACCAGGTGGCAGACTCGGCCCTGCTGCGTCTGGAGGTCGATGCATTAGGTTTGGACGACATGGACAAGAGGATTCTGGAGGCCATCATTAAGAAATTCAACGGCGGGCCGGTGGGGCTTAACACTTTGGCGGTGGCGGTCAGCGAGGAGGCAGATACCTTGGAAGAAGTGTACGAGCCGTATCTGATCCAGGAGGGTTTTTTAAAACGCACGCCAAGAGGGCGGGAGGCCACGGACCTGGCGTACCGGCATCTGGGATTGAACAGTCCTCAAAACACCCAAACAAAAATCATTTAA
- a CDS encoding tetratricopeptide repeat protein, with protein sequence MRTVSKSLRLSALISLLFTVNVNAEIKSFVREYTYQAGEYDSRLTCRAIAMTEAKRLLLEELGTFLKSSTTVQNGMVVSDDVSVFTAGAVQTKLVEEKWDGTQYWIKVQMDADPDSVDLAVKRLREDQNKTAELEALRQKTDQALKEIAQLNQQLSQASSEASKFSDQIKYLENARQLSASELSQQGMAALMANDHTGALLAYSKALELDPLNGTNLVNRGIAYARAGDNQKAILDYDQAAKTMSGDHRLYYNRGIAFYGLKQYVKALKDFNQAILLKPDHSKSFYNRALVYEALKNNKLALADYANSIKLDPTDLQAYNNRGAVYLQQKLYAKAISDFNKMIEIDPTFSDGYLNRAGVYAVKGDMAAALVDAKKAAELGNEDARLLIERLVP encoded by the coding sequence ATGAGAACAGTATCCAAGAGCCTACGGCTCTCAGCGTTAATAAGTTTACTGTTTACAGTTAATGTAAATGCAGAAATCAAGTCATTCGTCCGCGAATACACCTACCAGGCCGGGGAATATGACAGCAGGCTGACCTGCCGGGCCATTGCCATGACCGAGGCCAAGCGCCTGTTGCTGGAGGAACTGGGAACATTCCTCAAAAGCTCCACCACAGTGCAGAACGGCATGGTGGTCAGCGACGACGTCTCCGTTTTCACCGCCGGGGCCGTGCAGACAAAATTAGTGGAAGAAAAATGGGACGGGACCCAGTATTGGATCAAGGTCCAGATGGACGCCGACCCGGACAGCGTGGACCTGGCGGTCAAACGCCTGCGGGAGGACCAGAACAAGACGGCCGAGTTGGAAGCTCTTAGGCAAAAAACAGACCAGGCCTTAAAGGAGATCGCCCAGCTCAACCAGCAATTGTCCCAGGCTTCATCCGAGGCCTCCAAATTCAGCGACCAGATCAAGTATCTGGAGAATGCCCGCCAACTCTCGGCTTCGGAGCTCAGCCAGCAGGGCATGGCCGCCCTGATGGCCAATGACCACACCGGCGCGCTTCTGGCATACAGCAAAGCGCTGGAACTGGACCCTCTCAACGGCACTAACCTGGTCAACCGCGGCATTGCCTATGCCCGGGCAGGAGATAATCAAAAAGCTATCCTGGATTACGACCAAGCCGCCAAGACGATGTCCGGGGACCACCGTCTGTACTACAACCGGGGGATCGCATTTTACGGCTTGAAACAGTACGTCAAGGCCTTGAAGGATTTCAACCAGGCCATTCTGCTGAAGCCTGATCACTCGAAATCATTCTATAATCGGGCACTGGTTTACGAAGCTCTGAAAAACAATAAATTGGCTCTGGCAGACTACGCGAACTCGATCAAACTGGATCCAACCGACCTTCAAGCTTACAACAACCGGGGAGCGGTCTACCTGCAGCAAAAGCTTTACGCCAAGGCCATCTCGGATTTCAACAAAATGATAGAAATTGATCCAACCTTCAGCGACGGCTACCTGAACCGGGCCGGGGTCTATGCCGTCAAAGGCGACATGGCGGCGGCCCTGGTGGATGCCAAGAAGGCGGCGGAACTGGGAAACGAAGATGCCAGGCTGCTGATAGAACGTTTAGTACCTTAG
- a CDS encoding SulP family inorganic anion transporter has translation MQHYTAKIAGLTQKFNPVEYFKEFNFEEYLKFDLKNIKGDLLGGLTSAIVALPLALGFGILATNGDPRGAVAGLYGAIFTGVLASLFGGTSQQITGPTGGMTVVLTEVFVEVSRSGNYQTALSALLLACLIAGIIQIAFGLFKLGRFVSFVPQPVIVGFTNGIAILIFLQQLKTFAAAPLVAAITIGFIVLTPMFNRSLPKLFIGLVLGSLVAYFFASHYALFNIGFNWQGFSFYDAGGLKLVGEIPRSLQLPSWPTASLAAWRKAIPAGFTIAILGCLETLLASVVVDTVTNTEHNSNRELVGQGIGNSLAALFGGIAGTGAIVRTTINIRSGGMTRLSGVICGLFLLMVVLFLAPIAGFIPLAALAGVLMMAAIGMFEWEPLKMIPKTPAADSLVMVTTMLVTVFADLISAVLIGMVLATMLFLNRMSKLGVIPRTESELKGLSPETKEIMKKQKIAVFNIEGPLFFGAVKTFSRELTQASPDTLILDMKNVPVLDLSGAQAIENVVSRMKSRKKRVILSGLRPDVRQVLHELEIIQKIGADSFPDDLYKAVDYAVSLSQNVQPSLADYFKDDLVMIDAEAGSKEELFEDAAQKALQAGYVYDKKAFLDNLWHRENDSPTSLGHGVAIPHSRSGAASDEIVVIFIKLKKAIAGYDGIDGQPVKLILMISAGDYVNGYLKVLKLITLAVGREEPRQRLLEAKSVEEVLEVFKGIKE, from the coding sequence ATGCAACATTACACTGCAAAAATAGCTGGCTTGACCCAGAAATTCAACCCGGTGGAGTATTTCAAGGAATTCAATTTCGAAGAATACCTGAAATTCGACCTCAAGAACATCAAGGGCGACCTGCTGGGCGGACTGACCTCGGCCATCGTGGCCCTGCCCCTGGCCCTGGGCTTCGGCATCCTGGCCACCAACGGCGACCCGCGCGGCGCGGTGGCCGGGCTTTACGGCGCAATCTTCACCGGCGTCCTGGCCTCGCTGTTCGGCGGCACCAGCCAGCAGATCACCGGACCCACCGGCGGGATGACCGTGGTGCTGACCGAGGTCTTTGTGGAGGTCAGCCGGAGCGGCAATTATCAGACCGCATTGAGCGCCCTGCTGCTGGCCTGTCTGATAGCCGGAATAATACAGATAGCCTTCGGGCTTTTCAAGCTGGGCCGCTTTGTAAGCTTTGTGCCCCAGCCGGTGATAGTGGGTTTCACCAACGGCATCGCCATCCTGATCTTTTTGCAGCAGCTTAAAACCTTTGCCGCGGCCCCGCTGGTGGCGGCCATCACCATCGGCTTCATCGTGCTGACCCCGATGTTCAACCGCTCCCTGCCCAAGCTTTTCATCGGCCTGGTGCTGGGTTCCCTGGTGGCCTATTTCTTCGCCTCGCATTATGCTCTTTTCAATATAGGTTTCAACTGGCAGGGATTCTCCTTTTATGATGCCGGCGGCTTGAAATTGGTGGGCGAGATCCCCCGGTCACTGCAGCTGCCTTCGTGGCCCACCGCTTCGCTGGCCGCCTGGCGCAAGGCCATTCCGGCCGGGTTCACCATCGCCATCCTGGGGTGCCTGGAGACTCTTTTGGCCAGCGTGGTGGTGGACACCGTCACCAACACCGAGCACAACAGCAACCGGGAGCTGGTAGGGCAGGGCATCGGCAATTCCCTGGCCGCGCTTTTCGGCGGCATCGCCGGGACCGGGGCCATCGTCCGGACCACCATCAACATCCGCTCCGGGGGAATGACCCGGCTGTCCGGGGTCATCTGCGGGCTGTTCCTGCTGATGGTGGTTCTTTTCCTGGCGCCCATCGCCGGTTTCATCCCCCTGGCGGCCCTGGCCGGGGTGCTGATGATGGCGGCCATCGGGATGTTCGAGTGGGAGCCGCTGAAAATGATCCCAAAGACCCCGGCCGCCGATTCGCTGGTGATGGTGACCACCATGCTGGTGACGGTCTTCGCCGACCTGATCTCCGCCGTCCTGATCGGGATGGTGCTGGCCACCATGCTTTTCCTTAACCGGATGAGCAAGCTGGGGGTGATCCCCCGGACCGAGTCCGAGCTCAAAGGCCTGTCGCCAGAGACCAAGGAGATCATGAAAAAGCAGAAGATAGCGGTCTTCAACATAGAGGGCCCGCTGTTCTTCGGGGCTGTCAAGACCTTTTCCCGGGAGCTGACCCAGGCCTCGCCCGATACTTTGATCCTGGACATGAAGAACGTGCCGGTGCTGGACCTCTCCGGGGCCCAGGCCATCGAGAATGTGGTCAGCCGGATGAAGTCCAGGAAGAAGCGGGTGATCCTGTCCGGCCTGCGCCCGGATGTGCGGCAGGTGCTGCACGAGCTGGAGATCATCCAGAAGATAGGGGCCGACAGTTTTCCCGATGACCTGTACAAGGCGGTGGACTACGCGGTCTCGCTGTCCCAGAATGTTCAGCCCAGCCTGGCCGATTATTTCAAGGACGACCTGGTGATGATAGACGCCGAGGCAGGTTCAAAGGAGGAGCTGTTCGAAGACGCCGCCCAGAAGGCTTTGCAGGCCGGCTATGTCTACGACAAAAAAGCTTTTCTGGACAACCTGTGGCACCGGGAGAACGACTCGCCCACCAGTCTGGGCCACGGTGTGGCCATCCCGCACTCGCGCTCCGGGGCAGCCTCGGACGAGATCGTGGTGATATTCATCAAGCTCAAAAAGGCCATAGCGGGTTACGACGGCATAGACGGCCAGCCGGTCAAACTTATTTTGATGATCTCGGCCGGGGACTATGTCAACGGTTACCTTAAAGTTCTGAAGCTCATAACCCTGGCGGTGGGCCGGGAGGAGCCGCGGCAGAGGTTGTTGGAGGCCAAGAGCGTGGAAGAAGTGCTGGAAGTGTTCAAGGGGATAAAGGAGTAA